From the Achromobacter xylosoxidans A8 genome, the window CATCATCACTTCTGGCGGGATTTCCCAGATGCGCGAGGCGTTGCGGCGCCATTCCTCGCCGATGCGCTCGGTCCAGACCGGCGTGTACACGCCGGCCTCGGCCAGCCTGAGCAGCAGGCGGCGCAGGATGCCGGACATAAGGACGCAGGCGTCGAGGACGATGAAGGGAGGGGAGGCGGGAGCGGCGGTCAAGTGAGGTCTGAAGCCCTGCCTATGGAGGCTGCGCCGTAAGGAGATCGGGGCGGCGGGCAGGGCGGGAAAAAGAAAAACGAGGCGCAAGAATAACGTTTTTGGGGGCAGCCGGGGTGGGGGACGGGATACGGCAGGTCCACGCCTGGCGCCTTTCAGCGTCGCCAGGCGGTCCTCCTAACCCAGTTCGGCGCGCACGGCGTTGCAGTGGCTCACCAGATTGCGCCGCGACACCAGGCATTGCTTGAGCGGGGTGTCGATGGCGTAGAAATAGATATTGGCGAGAAAACCGTACAGGCCCGCATCCACGCTGCCGGGATTGGCGCCGAACATGAAACCGTTGTCTCCCAGCAGGCTGGATATGACCTCCAGATCGGCGACGCCGCGGGCGTAGGCGTCCTCGGGCGCATAGCGGCCGATGCCCTGGTAGTGGTAGCGCTGGAAATTGTATTGGCGGGCGGCTTCCAGTTGCTCGGGCGTGACGTCCGGATGGGTGTCCAGCAGCGCCTTGCGGAAGGTCGGCCAATAGCGGTCGTCGCGCCAGCGTGAATAGGACATGACCCAGTACAGGTCGTCCAGCGCGCGGCGGACCAGCAGATCCTGCCGCTGCTGCACCGGCGTGAGGGAGCCGTCGATGGTCAGGTCGTACTGGCGCTTCAGGTACGCGACGATGGCGTCGCTGTCGCCGATGCGCAGATCGCCATCGGCGATGTAGGGCAGTTGGCCGCGCGGAGCGGACTGCACGTCGAGCGTATGCCGGTGGTCGAACGGCAGCCGGCACAGCTTCAGGAAGGC encodes:
- a CDS encoding glutathione S-transferase family protein, which produces MITLYSYPGLYGLEDNNPYGLKIYAFLKLCRLPFDHRHTLDVQSAPRGQLPYIADGDLRIGDSDAIVAYLKRQYDLTIDGSLTPVQQRQDLLVRRALDDLYWVMSYSRWRDDRYWPTFRKALLDTHPDVTPEQLEAARQYNFQRYHYQGIGRYAPEDAYARGVADLEVISSLLGDNGFMFGANPGSVDAGLYGFLANIYFYAIDTPLKQCLVSRRNLVSHCNAVRAELG